The Salvia splendens isolate huo1 chromosome 21, SspV2, whole genome shotgun sequence genome includes a window with the following:
- the LOC121784286 gene encoding uncharacterized protein LOC121784286 translates to MGKADVILGIKITHGEQGLFISQSHYIEKVLEKFNFKDCSPVKTPFDPSAKLVPNNGVVVNQLEYSKVIGSLMLFGCKLDYQYGRSFFHKWLSIPSWRRCYMLGIKETNLYHKFNNGIGVCGISSSWCKNKGTTYISMKISRFKKLGLGFDVFMKDKDIG, encoded by the exons atggggaaggctgatgtgattcttggaatTAAGATCACACATGGAGAACAAGGACTTTTCATTTCTCAATCACATTATATTGAGAAGGTGTTggaaaaatttaatttcaaagatTGTTCTCCAGTTAAGACTCCTTTTGATCCTAGTGCAAAACTCGTGCCTAATAATGGAGTTGTTGTGAATCAGCTTGAATATTCAAAGGTTATTGGATCACTCAT GTTATTCGGATGCAAGTTGGATTACCAATATGGAAGATCATTTTTCCACAAGTGGTTAAGTATTCCTTCTTGGAGGAGGTGCTATATGTTGGGCATCAAAGAAACAAACTTGTATCACAaattcaacaatggaatcggagtttgTGGCATTAGCAGTAGCTG GTGCAAGAATAAAGGAACTACCTATATAAGCATGAAGATTAGCCGCTTCAAGAAGCTAGGGCTTGGCTTCGACGTGTTTATGAAGGATAAGGACATAGGCTAG